Proteins co-encoded in one Diaminobutyricimonas sp. LJ205 genomic window:
- a CDS encoding NAD-dependent epimerase/dehydratase family protein: MKVLITGGAGFIGSNVARYFLAQDPNTQVTVLDDLSTGFEENLEGLRVNFVKGTILDASQLADLAVGMDSIVHLAAIPSVPRSIADPRRSHDANTTGTLNVLEAARQVGVPHMVVASSSSVYGSNPVLPKREDAWTRPMSPYAATKLLTEAYAIAYGFSYGLKTTAFRFFNVYGPGQAAGHAYAAVVPQFIDHALRGEPLPIHGDGTQTRDFTFVDTVCAAIFHAVERQLGSESPVNLAFGTNTSLNTLIGLLEGQLGHTLELESHPRRTGDVYASQADGSLLRELFPDLQPVPLEVGLAATVDWFQAQGNRE; this comes from the coding sequence TTGAAGGTCCTCATCACTGGGGGAGCTGGGTTTATCGGGTCGAATGTTGCGAGGTATTTCCTGGCGCAGGACCCCAACACTCAAGTGACAGTGCTCGACGATTTGAGCACAGGCTTCGAAGAGAACTTGGAAGGCCTTCGGGTCAACTTCGTGAAGGGCACGATTCTCGATGCCTCTCAACTCGCGGATCTGGCCGTCGGGATGGACTCGATCGTCCATCTCGCAGCGATTCCGAGCGTTCCACGATCCATCGCGGACCCTCGTCGCTCCCACGACGCAAATACCACCGGAACCTTGAACGTACTGGAGGCAGCCCGACAGGTCGGAGTGCCGCACATGGTGGTGGCATCCTCGAGCTCGGTTTACGGGAGCAATCCGGTCCTCCCGAAACGAGAGGACGCGTGGACACGTCCGATGAGTCCCTATGCGGCAACGAAACTCCTGACCGAGGCATATGCAATCGCATACGGCTTCTCTTACGGGCTTAAGACAACCGCTTTCAGATTTTTCAATGTTTATGGGCCCGGTCAGGCGGCGGGACACGCCTACGCCGCAGTTGTCCCACAGTTCATTGATCATGCGTTGCGAGGTGAACCACTCCCCATCCACGGCGATGGTACGCAGACACGGGATTTCACATTCGTCGACACCGTGTGTGCTGCGATCTTCCACGCAGTGGAGCGGCAACTGGGGTCGGAGAGCCCGGTCAATCTAGCGTTCGGCACGAATACCAGTCTGAACACACTTATAGGGCTGCTCGAAGGCCAGCTTGGCCACACCTTGGAGCTCGAGTCCCACCCGCGGCGCACTGGAGACGTATACGCATCGCAGGCCGATGGTTCTCTGCTGCGCGAGCTGTTTCCCGACCTTCAGCCTGTGCCGCTTGAAGTCGGACTTGCCGCGACTGTTGATTGGTTCCAGGCGCAAGGCAATCGTGAGTAA
- a CDS encoding NAD-dependent epimerase/dehydratase family protein, which produces MKALVTGASGFVGRHLLEHLKHRGHEVTAVVRRTGLASHVDREVVVDGIGGDTDWTDVLAGHDVVIHLAARVHVMRDNSMDPLAEHRAVNTAGTLRLAHAAADQGVRRFVFMSTIKVNGEGQKNHRYEASDFPNPRDPYGLSKLEAETALLDLAKRSDLDVAIVRSPLVYGPDVGGNFRRMLALVRSGIPLPLGSVKNRRTMTSVWNLVDLLEQASLDQRASGAVVLAGDAFSPSTPELFRAIAEAAGRPSRLFPFPVGILRLGAGLLRKSDLVDRLIGSLEVEPGSSTSSKFWKPSVSFEDGIMRTVAWYENAMSKEVGD; this is translated from the coding sequence ATGAAGGCACTCGTGACTGGAGCAAGCGGCTTCGTTGGCCGTCACCTGCTCGAACACTTGAAGCACCGTGGCCATGAGGTCACAGCGGTCGTTCGGCGAACTGGTTTGGCGTCGCACGTCGATCGTGAAGTAGTCGTCGATGGAATCGGTGGCGACACCGACTGGACGGATGTGCTGGCTGGACACGACGTTGTGATTCACCTCGCAGCCCGCGTGCACGTCATGCGAGACAACTCGATGGACCCCCTCGCGGAGCATCGAGCGGTAAACACCGCCGGCACCCTGCGGCTTGCGCATGCGGCGGCAGACCAGGGTGTTCGACGGTTCGTGTTCATGAGCACGATCAAAGTCAACGGCGAAGGCCAGAAGAATCATCGTTACGAAGCGAGCGACTTCCCAAACCCGCGCGATCCGTACGGTCTGTCAAAGCTTGAGGCAGAAACCGCCCTGCTGGATCTCGCCAAGCGCAGTGATCTTGACGTCGCTATTGTGCGTTCCCCGCTTGTTTATGGCCCCGACGTCGGCGGAAATTTCCGCCGGATGCTCGCACTCGTGCGAAGCGGGATACCGCTGCCCCTGGGTTCGGTGAAGAACCGCCGAACAATGACGTCGGTCTGGAACTTGGTTGACCTTTTGGAGCAAGCGTCGCTTGATCAGCGAGCGTCCGGAGCGGTTGTCCTTGCTGGCGACGCGTTCAGCCCGTCCACTCCCGAGTTGTTCCGAGCAATCGCGGAAGCAGCGGGAAGACCGAGCAGGCTATTTCCATTCCCAGTTGGCATATTGCGCCTCGGGGCAGGTCTGCTTCGGAAGTCGGATCTGGTTGACAGGCTCATCGGGTCGCTCGAGGTGGAACCCGGCTCGTCAACATCATCCAAATTCTGGAAACCGTCGGTCAGTTTCGAGGACGGAATCATGCGCACAGTCGCATGGTACGAAAACGCTATGAGCAAGGAGGTAGGGGATTGA